A genomic window from Vagococcus sp. CY52-2 includes:
- a CDS encoding exodeoxyribonuclease VII small subunit has translation MTKEKQTFEESMEELETIIKGLESGDVPLEIALEKFQRGVELSKQCQETLANAEKTLTKVMSQDGQEIEFEAKGE, from the coding sequence ATGACCAAAGAAAAACAAACATTTGAAGAATCAATGGAAGAGTTAGAAACGATTATTAAAGGGCTTGAATCAGGGGATGTTCCGTTAGAAATAGCTTTAGAAAAATTTCAACGTGGTGTAGAATTAAGTAAGCAGTGTCAAGAAACATTAGCTAATGCCGAAAAGACCTTAACAAAAGTCATGAGTCAAGATGGTCAAGAAATAGAGTTTGAAGCTAAAGGAGAGTAA